The window TACtgtctttatttatgttttgtttacaTAATGTAtagttttttaagtattttagtaATTTTGGACCAGTGAACTGTTAGCAACAATGCAGAAGAATCTGCATATAATAAACTGAGTTGCTGTATTTGTTtgaatgccatttttaaaatgtgttcttgtccattgagaaaaaaaatgatattaatgagaacagtcctttaaaaatgtgttgaAATTGGGAAGTGTATCGAAACAGTAGCACTCACACAGACTTTACACTTGACAGAGTTTCCTTTCATGTATCTCATTTGATTTGCGCAGTAGTCTTGGGAGCCAAGTGGCATGTCCAGACTTCCTGGTTCATGGGGAGTAGAGCCAGGACATGAATCAGATACTTCACATTCTTTCACCATAGTtctactttacttttatttagaggttttcattcaaaattttgtggttccaaacattaaaaaataaataaaaagttgggCTACCACCAAATTCTATATCGATCAAAACAAATATGTGATATTGTTGTTTTTCAGATAAGAATATTTGGTTTATGTCTATACATCCAAAACatgtttcttaaaactttttttaaggtTTCTTTATGCCCTAAACAGGCCTGGAACTTTccatatagcccagactgaccttgccTCAGCCCCCTGAGTATACCAGGATTGTAGACATGTATGTACTGCCATGCCTggcaaaacttattttttaataacctGGGTTCGTAAGAGGTTGCAAAGTAATGCAGAGTGATAGTGTCACCCTTCACCATCCTTCTCCACATTTCTGTTTAAATTGAAGTCTTAGTTCATTGTTACTtccaaaattatatttaagaacATGAATTTCTTTGTCATTTGAAATTAAAAGTGAGCAAGGATAGTGCCCTTTTTTTACTCAGATTATAGAGCCGCTGCTTAAGGTCTAGTATGAAACAAATTTTGTTCTCAGTTGATTTGACTCAGGGCTTGACTTTGTAGTGCTTGAGAATGTGCCTCATTGTAAATAAAAGGTAGCTTTGTATTTACTggagctttattttttattatcttattgaGATACACTTAGATATACACATTCAACTTTAAACATTAAGCCTCATCACAGCATTCTAGTCTAAAGTTTAGACTGTTAGGAAGAGTAGGCATAGACCTATGAGGCGGGTCAGTGGGTAaggatgcttgccaccaaaccaAAGGGCCTGAGTTAAGTTCTTGTGTCCTACatgatcaaaagaaagaaagaacaggctTGAGCAAGTTGTTCACTGatctctacacatacacacaaaataaatactatttaagatatttttcaagctgggcggtggtggcgcacgcctttaatcccagccctcgggaggcagaggcaggcggatctctgtgagttcgaggccagcctggtctacaagagctagttccaggacaggcaccaaagctacagagaaaccctgtctcgaaaaaccaaaaaaaaaaaaaaaaaaaaccaaacatatttttcattattacaaaaagagaagaactggagagatggtttggtttAGTgtttgagagcacttgctgctcttccagagtacttGGGTGCCATTCTACTTCCCTTACCTGAATTCTcaacacctgcctgtaactctagctccagggaaccccatacccttctctggcctccatagaacCCACACAACATATACACCCACatatgtaagaaaagaaaatgaggagacCTAAAGGTTTCCATTCAAATTATATCAAAATGTTATTGAGGTGGAAAGGATAGCGAGTGTTCCTAAAATGTTGTTCAGATTTCTCAAACAATTGTTTTATACTGATGACTAACTcaatggtagagtgtttgcctaattTGTACAAGGTCATAGGTCCCATCCCTAGCATCCAGGAGGGGGgcagaaaagaaattattcagtgtgaaagggaaaatagaattgTTTTTGTCAGTGTAGGTTAGGCTAGCCCCAAACCCTTGATCTTACTACCTCAATGCAGACATACACCACTTCTCTCTCTGTCGCGAAATGCATATTCATGCTCTAAGACTGCCTTTACTTTACCAGTGTGTCTCTGCTCTACTTGATCACCtactcctccccttccccatttccctatcagtatttaaaaaaaaaaacaaaaaaacaaacaaacaaaaaaaacttggTTTTCAAGagatgtcatgtgggtgctgctTAAAATGCattgtagggggctggagagagatggctcggtggttaagagcacttgaggacccggttcaattccaagcacctacaTGACATCTCATAACTGCCTATCACCCCAGTTCCAGaactctgacaccctcacacaggcaaatCGCCAATGCATAGAACATAaaactttctgcttctttttttctttctttttcaagacagtgcttccgtgtgtaacagtcctggctgtcctggaactcactctagaccagactagtctccaactcacagagctctgcctgcctctgccccccgagtgctgggattaaaaggtgtgcatcactgcctggcaaaacttctttttaaatgtatcatATTACACATGGATAGGACTTATTCAATGAATGTGTTTATATACCcaatttataaaacaaagtaaCCTAAAACTTCACctactgtctcaaaagaattctCTAAACTCTCATGGAACCTAGTTCACTGATGCCTCTGGCATAGCTTCAGTCCCATGAAGCTCACTACTAAATCCCTAGAGTGAGAGGAGTCTCCTGTATGTGCCTACAGCTTCCAGGGTGagtttctttatttccttttttctcttaaattttattttattctattttaagaggggtgaggttgcaagggcagagggaggaaaCAAAGGGATGGGAAGTGAATGGTCAAGATGAATGATGTGAAAGacccaaagaataaaaagaaagttagaaaAAGTATTTTCTTCACAATTCAGATGCTCACAGATTATCCATGGAGTTTACCCCTCAAAATGACGACGATGATTTAATAGCATTTCTTCTGGGACAGATGCATTAAAGTGTTTATTAAAACTTTTCCCAGGGTCCTATTTCTTGTGAATCCTCACTATCCTCTGGTTGCCCTAACAAGAACTTAGCACTGGCCTGTTAAGTGTAGAGATGCTCATTATATAGCCTTCTGAAAAACACGGGCGTCTGCCGGCCTTAAAGCAAAAGCGTGAGAGAAACCATTTCTGCATTCCCAGCCCCTTTCTGGTGTTCAGGGTGAATATGGTGGTGGGCACTGGTCTGAAGAGAGCTTCTCATAGGCAGGTGGAGCGTTGGGAACCTGTGAGGATGAGGAAGGAAGAGCAGTGAGCTTGACAGCAGTGTACATGTTCTGGGAGGGGTGAGGCAACACAGCTTGCATCTCATTGATACCTTTGCTCTGGACCAAAGCATCTAAATGTTCATACATACGTTTTTGTCCAATGGAGTAATGGTTAGATCTCACAAATGCATATGTTGAAACAGTGGTGGAGGAAAAAACAAGAGGAGAGGCTTCCCAAAATCtaaattatttactttgttttgaggGCAGCACCTGtgccacagcatacatgtggatGTTAGGGAATAATTTTGGGAAATTGGTTCTCTCCTGTTACCacctgggtcccagggatcaaacccaaagCTGTCAAGTTTGGCAGCAGGTCCCCATTGAAGAAACTCACCTGCCTGTGAATTCTCGAATCATGTGTGAGTCACTCAAATGCTGCCTCTTCACCCACAGAGTTCTCTATTAGGTGTGTCTAAAGGCATATTTAGGGCCGGGGGCAGGGGCAGCTCAGAGATAAACATCATCCAAAGACAACACCATGAAGGTTGGGGGAGACACATTTATCTACCAGCTGAGCACAAATGTGTCAGTTATCCAGTTAATGCTCAGTCATAAGAAATGTTGTCAAGTGGGAAATGAGGCATGGACAAGTCACTTGCCTTAGGTCACAAACAGTAAAGTCATGGAGCTAAGAATCAAACACAGTTACCTGACCCCAGAGTCAATGTCCATTACTTTACTGTGCTTAGTTTACAGAAGTGCATGCAAGTCACATGTAGAACTTAAATTCCTAATAACTTCACCTTTATAAAGCAGGTAAATTAGATAAAATACCTAACTAAATACAGTCATTTCAACATCAAACCCTCGGGTCAGTAGTAGCTCTATTCATGTATTCTGCCTCTGAAACATACATCATGAAACTACTTCTTTCAAACTACTATGCTTCAAGTGTTTAATAGATGTGGTGGCTCAGTTCTATAGGAAAAAACCCTCCTGTGGCTCTTAGATGCAGAGACTGTAAAATCTAAATGTAAGAATATAAAACTTAAGAAAATCTATTTcccattttgtttgcttttattataaaatatttcaataaaaattaccATTTTGACCTTTATGGAGGAGAGGCAGTTGTGTGGATTAAATCTAGGTCCTTATGCATGCAAGGcgagtgctctaccattgagttaTGATCCCAGCCCTAATTTTGACCATTATTGGCCAGTTAAGAGTTCAGTGatattaagttgcttttgtttgtttgttttcaagtcagggtttctctgtgtagccctggctgtcctggaactcactctgtagaccagactggtcttgaacccactgagatctgcctgcctctgcctcccaagtgctgggattaaaggcatgtgccgccaccacctgactTGTATTGCTTTTTCAATGGAAACTACTTTGTTCACTTGACCTGAAAGCAGCTAACATGAAAATGCCCAGATGCACAATCTCCACCTACCACAGGCTGCTGTTTTTTCTCTTGCAAAGACAGTCCGCTCTCCTGATGACCATCACTAGGGCATCTTTCCTTCAGGGTACTTTGCATACCAGCATAAAGTCTTTTGTCCTGAAATACAAAGTCATAAAAatgaatagtttaaaaaaatataagaactGAGTCCATGAacgaaaagataaaagaaacaacatttttaaaatgggcTTTAAACTAGCTGCTGCCACTGACTTGCTGCGGCTCCTCACTCCCTTTACCTCTGTTGATTCCAGTTGTTAGCTCTGTAGTAGCAGGACAGTACAACCCACTTCTCAGAGTTGTGTTGGAACTAACTAAAGACTGCCAAGGAAGTGCCCAGCACCAGCTGTCCCTCACTGGAGGCTTTGAAGAGAAGTCCCGGGAAGACTGCATTTACAAAATGAACAGCTTGTGAAATTGTCCTTC of the Chionomys nivalis chromosome 8, mChiNiv1.1, whole genome shotgun sequence genome contains:
- the Mlana gene encoding melanoma antigen recognized by T-cells 1, with the protein product MPREEDHFSYPKKGHGHSYVTAEEAAGIGILTVVLGIALLIGCWYYRRRSGYRTLTDKRLYAGMQSTLKERCPSDGHQESGLSLQEKKQQPVVPNAPPAYEKLSSDQCPPPYSP